Part of the Paludisphaera borealis genome, GGGCTGCTCGTCGACCAGAAGGGGGCGATGATGAACCCCTATTATTTCGACTTCAACCAAAACACGAAAACCAAGACCGAGGTGCAGCTCTCGCGGAAGCTGGTCGTCAAGGCGGCCGACATCGGCGCGATGGACGAGGAAGGCGTGCTCCAGCTCGTCGGCCGGCTGCTCGACGTCGCCCAGGACGCCGGGGCGCGGGTGGGGCCGCCCGCCAATATGAATTTTACTACTACCGGTATGGAATGAATCCCACGTCGGGCCTGGTCCGATTCGTTCTCGAAGATTACGAGAAGGTTCAGGAACAGGCCTATGAGAAGGCGGTCGCCGACGCCAGGACGCGAGCCGAGCGGTTGGCCCGCCTGAGCGGGCTGGAACTGGGGCCGGTGCTGGCCGTCCGCGAGGTCGTCGCCCCGGCCGACCACGTCGCGCAGCCGAACACCGACGAGGTCCCCCGGAAGCGGCTGGAGACGGCCAAGTTCCAGGAGATCCCCGTCCGGGTCGAGCTGCAAGTGCGGTTCGCGATCCACCCCAAGACCGACGGCAAAGCCAAAGGACCGTCGCAATGAGCCGACTTGAACGCCGATCTCCGCGTCGTCGCGGCGAACCCACGACGCGTCGCGACTTTCTGAACCGCTGCGCCGCCGGGGCGTCGTTCCTGGCCGCGATTGGCGGCGCCGGCCGGCTCGACGGCCTGGGGCTCGGCCGCGCCGCCGAGAACGAGGTCTTGCCCAAGCACGTGACGCCCGAGACGCTCCGGGCCGTTCAGAAGGGCCTCGACTACCTTGCGAGCCAGCAGGCCGACGACGGGTCTTGGATCACCGGCGGCGGCCAGGTCTACCCCGTGGCGATGACTGGTCTGGCCGGCACGGCGTTGCTGGCTCACGGCGACTCGCCGACCCGCGGCAAATACGCCAAGTCGGTGCAAGGGGCCGTCGAATATCTGGTGCGGTGCGCGACGCCGACCGGCCTGATCACCGGGCCGAGCCAGGACGGCGGCATCCCGATGCACGGCCACGGCTTCGCCCTCATGTTCCTGGCGAGCGTCTACGGGATGATCACCAAGGAGGCGCTGCGGAAGCAGGTGCAGGTGGCCGTGCGCAAGGCCGTCGCCCTGACCAGCCAGGGCCAGAGCGGCGCCGGCGGCTGGACGTACACGCCCGGCTCGGGCGACGAAGGCTCGGTGACGGTCACCCAAGTCCAGGCGCTCCGCGCCGCGCAGAACGCCGGCTTCCTCGTCCCC contains:
- a CDS encoding prenyltransferase/squalene oxidase repeat-containing protein: MSRLERRSPRRRGEPTTRRDFLNRCAAGASFLAAIGGAGRLDGLGLGRAAENEVLPKHVTPETLRAVQKGLDYLASQQADDGSWITGGGQVYPVAMTGLAGTALLAHGDSPTRGKYAKSVQGAVEYLVRCATPTGLITGPSQDGGIPMHGHGFALMFLASVYGMITKEALRKQVQVAVRKAVALTSQGQSGAGGWTYTPGSGDEGSVTVTQVQALRAAQNAGFLVPRAVIEEAVKYLEKCRTPEGGIQYSLSSPTGPRLPISAAAVATLYNAGQFEGAIATDCLKYVWDKFQAAEGWDKGDGHAYYSHLYASQGFYMAGDQYWDKYFPAARDQLLGQQNPDGSWNGDGIGEVYGTSIAVIILQLPFKFLPVFQR
- a CDS encoding SIMPL domain-containing protein (The SIMPL domain is named for its presence in mouse protein SIMPL (signalling molecule that associates with mouse pelle-like kinase). Bacterial member BP26, from Brucella, was shown to assemble into a channel-like structure, while YggE from E. coli has been associated with resistance to oxidative stress.); this encodes MNPTSGLVRFVLEDYEKVQEQAYEKAVADARTRAERLARLSGLELGPVLAVREVVAPADHVAQPNTDEVPRKRLETAKFQEIPVRVELQVRFAIHPKTDGKAKGPSQ